A stretch of the Acyrthosiphon pisum isolate AL4f chromosome A2, pea_aphid_22Mar2018_4r6ur, whole genome shotgun sequence genome encodes the following:
- the LOC100161207 gene encoding tight junction protein ZO-2 isoform X1: protein MSFAHNRDKRRSVSPSFSWQYSTADCRHGSVPSRSRTRRPQRCSSVVAATTSVVPGQLLAAPDCGTALLIYRKMCACHLPEFPKSKSSSRSSTPPPSFTECQERPDGEHEEGSEMFEEPVEEINGDRIVWEFHQVTLNRVPGYGFGIAVSGGRDNPHFANGDPSIAVSDVLKSGPAEGKLMVNDRIMTANGVSLDNVEYGTAVAVLRECGESVTLSLRRRLVLPSNTPHTVRIHLNKTRKKDDFGIVLGSRIFIKEGTKGGDNSLQEGDVLLKINNHSVVDGMTLKEARRLIESAKDKLSLTVRREGSSNGHVLQYSGSSEPTSLHTKENNNYMDGINGSAYPSQNLYVQPPSRTMLEEAKSNLAPRGRSRNPLLDSVSLSQLDRPTSAMDNNTSANNLHNGDLGPTYNHGRSRSGTEDHSEPPRPPPPRPEDYYSTTRQFYEDTLPQKSKHLKPDPRFITFQKEGSVGIRLTGGNEVGIFVTAVQPGSPAFTQGLQPGDKILKVNDMDMKGVTREEAVLFLLSLQDQIHLIVQHRRDQYEQIMNNQRGDSFHIKTHFDYEQPNKGEMSFCKGDVFHVMDTLHNGVVGSWQVFRIGRNNQEVQKGIIPNKARAEELATAQFNATKKEMNASESKGGFFRRRKHNHRRSKSLSKENWDDVVFGDSISKFPAYEKVVLSHTGFVRPVVLFGPISDIAREKLTKDFPDKFLSPQLENNTTDGSKKISGIIRLSAIRDIMDRGKHALLDVTPNAVDRLNYAQFYPIVIMLRADNKQVIKELRAGLPKTAHKSSKKLLEQCQKLEKVWSHVFTSSLTLNGGDAWYRKLRELIDKHQSSPTWVSETKPEENLSDDLLFPMTSLRLSYASSPESDMETSNTTLASPTSTAAASPSAIGSRLVKSSSDPSITTQDDSAIPNYNPPPPYSPSVFKQASYEPPQTLRMAGPPTHTTLMVNGNGPPDLPPRVDRNTKPLHGNRANGQRSATDRLFSPNGMEDIPNYINATPHHQRTHTSSSKQLYDMHNSYDSVSSYDSYGVRMNGGSNGSANLTTTLCSNSQDDLKSGSNNTLGRHHDPYRFTRSTQQPVDTKISDYPKYRPPGGTSGGMIEYATSKPLPLPKSPPQQQSYKPVPPPKPKNYRPPVQQQQQQQQQHQQQYYQPPPAGFQHSKSFSMADSTYSSHISNGMPSSPSKYSSESTDVNTADSGHGSSLDRGYDRRGGNGQQPSQQMDRSHIYYKHHRDPNALDLTQHRDQRGSAFELYKKPSVAGDHRMSNGGDHRMSNGGDHRMSNGGDHRVSNGGGHYNVDALR, encoded by the exons ATGTCGTTCGCACACAATCGCGACAAGAGGCGATCCGTGTCGCCGTCTTTTTCGTGGCAATACAGTACGGCCGACTGCCGTCATGGATCTGTCCCGTCCCGCAGCAGGACGAGAAGACCACAACGGTGTTCCAGCGTCGTGGCGGCAACAACTTCGGTCGTTCCCGGGCAGTTGTTAGCGGCCCCGGACTGTGGGACGGCGCTGTTGATCTATCGGAAAATGTGTGCATGCCACTTGCCGGAATTCCCGAA GAGTAAAAGTTCTAGCCGGTCATCAACGCCGCCTCCTTCATTCACCGAATGTCAGGAACGACCCGACGGAGAACACGAAGAAGGATCAGAAATGTTTGAAGAGCCTGTAGAGGAAATA AATGGAGATCGCATCGTCTGGGAGTTCCATCAAGTTACTTTGAACCGTGTGCCCGGTTACGGGTTCGGAATCGCGGTCAGCGGCGGCCGAGACAATCCTCATTTCGCCAACGGTGACCCGTCGATAGCCGTGTCGGATGTATTGAAGTCCGGTCCCGCCGAAGGAAAGCTCAT GGTTAACGACAGGATAATGACCGCTAACGGCGTGTCACTGGACAACGTCGAATACGGTACGGCAGTTGCTGTGCTGAGGGAATGTGGCGAAAGCGTGACATTGTCGCTGAGACGTCGTCTGGTGTTGCCCTCAAATACACCACACACGGTGCGCATTCATCTGAACAAAACCAGAAAAAAAGACg ATTTCGGAATCGTTTTGGGAAGCAGGATTTTTATCAAAGAAGGAACGAAGGGCGGTGACAACAGTTTACAGGAAGGTGACGTGCTGTTGAAGATCAACAATCATTCGGTGGTGGACGGCATGACGCTCAAAGAAGCCAGGCGACTGATCGAATCGGCCAAAGACAAACTAAGTTTGACTGTGCGCCGAGAAGGGAGCTCCAACGGACACGTTTTACAATATTCCGGTTCGTCCGAACCGACGTCTCTGCACACAAAAG aaaataataactatatggaCGGTATCAACGGGTCGGCATATCCATCTCAAAACTTGTACGTACAACCACCGAGCAGGACCATGCTGGAAGAAGCCAAAAGCAATTTGGCGCCACGTGGACGATCCCGTAACCCTCTGTTGGATTCCGTTTCCCTGAGCCAACTGGACAGGCCCACATCTGCCATGGATAACAACACAtcag ccaaTAATTTGCATAACGGTGATCTGGGACCTACATACAACCATGGCCGTAGTAGAAGTGGCACTGAAGACCATTCGGAACCTCCTCGCCCGCCACCACCAAGACCCGAAG acTATTACAGTACAACTAGACAGTTTTATGAAGATACGTTAcctcaaaaatcaaaacatttaaa ACCTGACCCtcgttttattacatttcaaaaagaAGGATCAGTAGGTATTCGATTGACAGGTGGTAACGAGGTTGGTATATTTGTCACTGCCGTTCAGCCAGGAAGTCCGGCATTTACCCAAGGTCTGCAACCAGGAGACAAGATACTAAAAGTGAACGATATGGATATGAAAGGTGTGACTCGTGAAGAAGCTGTGCTATTCTTGTTGAGCCTTCAAGATCAAATACATCTTATCGTTCAACATAGACGTGATCAATACGAACAAATCATGAACAATCAACGAGGCGATTCATTCCacattaa GACTCATTTTGACTACGAACAGCCCAACAAAGGTGAAATGAGCTTCTGCAAAGGTGATGTGTTCCATGTAATGGACACATTGCACAATGGTGTAGTTGGTTCTTGGCAAGTATTCCGTATTGGAAGAAACAATCAAGAAGTTCAAAAAGGTATAATACCAAATAAGGCTAGAGCTGAAGAACTAGCTACAGCGCAGTTTAATGCTACTAAGAAAGAGATGAACGCTTCAGAAAGTAAAGGAGGTTTCTTTAGACGACGAAAACACAATCACCGCAGATCAAAATCATTGAGCAAG GAAAATTGGGATGATGTGGTGTTCGGGGATAGTATAAGCAAGTTCCCAGCCTACGAAAAAGTGGTATTGAGTCATACAGGATTTGTAAGACCAGTCGTTTTGTTTGGACCAATATCAGATATTGCCCGAGAAAAACTTACCAAAGACTTTCCCGACAAATTCTTATCTCctc AACTTGAAAACAACACTACTGACGGAAGCAAGAAAATCAGTGGTATAATACGTTTAAGTGCTATTCGTGATATCATGGACCGAGGGAAACACGCTTTGTTAGATGTCACCCCAAATGCTGTTGACCGTTTAAACTATGCTCAATTTTATCCAATAGTCATCATGTTGCGTGCCGATAACAAACAAGTGATCAAAGAACTACGTGCTGGGTTACCCAA aacTGCACACAAGAGCAGTAAAAAGCTATTGGAACAATGTCAAAAATTAGAAAAAGTGTGGTCTCATGTATTTACTTCATCACTTACTCTAAATGGAGGAGACGCTTGGTATCGCAAACTTCGAGAACTAATCGATAAACACCAGAGTTCTCCAACTTGGGTCAGCGAGACAaag CCTGAAGAAAACCTGTCTGATGATTTGTTATTCCCGATGACCTCCTTACGTTTGTCATATGCATCATCTCCCGAAAGTGATATGGAGACTAGTAACACAACATTAGCATCCCCAACTTCTACTGCAGCGGCCAGTCCATCTGCAATTGGTTCAAGACTAGTGAAAAGTTCAAGTGATCCAAGTATTACAACTCAGGATGATTCTGCCATTCCTAATTATAATCCACCTCCACCATATTCACCTTCAGTGTTTAAACAG gcgAGTTATGAGCCTCCTCAAACATTACGTATGGCTGGTCCTCCTACTCACACAACATTAATGGTAAATGGTAACGGGCCACCAGATTTACCGCCTCGTGTTGATAGAAACACAAAACCATTGCATGGAAATCGCGCTAATGGTCAAAGATCAGCCACAGATAGATTATTCAGTCCAAACGGTATGGAAGATATACCTAATTACATAAATGCAACTCCCCATCATCAGAGGACTCATACCAGCAGTAGTAAACAA TTGTATGATATGCACAATAGCTATGACAGTGTATCTTCATATGATAGTTATGGTGTACGCATGAATGGAGGTAGCAACGGTAGTGCAAACCTTACAACAACTTTGTGTTCAAACTCTCAGGACGATCTTAAGTCTGGCAGCAATAACACTCTTGGTAGACATCATGATCCTTATAGATTTACTAGATCAACTCAACAGCCAGTTGACACTAAAATATCAGACTATCCAAAATACAG ACCTCCAGGTGGTACCTCTGGAGGTATGATTGAGTATGCCACTAGTAAACCCCTTCCATTGCCAAAATCACCTCCACAGCAGCAATCTTATAAACCTGTACCACCTCCAAAACCTAAAAATTACCGACCACCAGtacagcagcaacagcaacaacaacagcaacatcAACAGCAATATTATCAACCCCCTCCAGCTGGTTTCCAGCACTCAAAATCATTCAGCATGGCAGATAGCACATATTCATCACATATATCCAATGGG aTGCCTTCATCACCTAGCAAGTACTCATCAGAATCAACAGATGTGAATACTGCTGATTCGGGTCATGGTAGTAGCTTAGATAGGGGTTATGATCGACGAGGTGGTAATGGACAACAGCCTTCTCAACAAATGGATCGTAGCCATATATACTACAAACACCATAGAGATCCAAATGCACTGGACTTAACACAACATCGTGACCAACGAGGTAGTGCATTTGAATTGTACAAGAAGCCATCAGTAGCTGGTGATCATAGAATGTCGAATGGAGGTGATCATAGAATGTCAAATGGTGGTGATCACAGAATGTCTAACGGCGGCGATCACAGAGTGTCAAACGGTGGTGGACACTACAATGTAGATGCGCTTCGGTGA
- the LOC100161207 gene encoding tight junction protein ZO-2 isoform X2, translating to MVKNEEMHYIDSDDQEESVGGKKITDNKSKSSSRSSTPPPSFTECQERPDGEHEEGSEMFEEPVEEINGDRIVWEFHQVTLNRVPGYGFGIAVSGGRDNPHFANGDPSIAVSDVLKSGPAEGKLMVNDRIMTANGVSLDNVEYGTAVAVLRECGESVTLSLRRRLVLPSNTPHTVRIHLNKTRKKDDFGIVLGSRIFIKEGTKGGDNSLQEGDVLLKINNHSVVDGMTLKEARRLIESAKDKLSLTVRREGSSNGHVLQYSGSSEPTSLHTKENNNYMDGINGSAYPSQNLYVQPPSRTMLEEAKSNLAPRGRSRNPLLDSVSLSQLDRPTSAMDNNTSANNLHNGDLGPTYNHGRSRSGTEDHSEPPRPPPPRPEDYYSTTRQFYEDTLPQKSKHLKPDPRFITFQKEGSVGIRLTGGNEVGIFVTAVQPGSPAFTQGLQPGDKILKVNDMDMKGVTREEAVLFLLSLQDQIHLIVQHRRDQYEQIMNNQRGDSFHIKTHFDYEQPNKGEMSFCKGDVFHVMDTLHNGVVGSWQVFRIGRNNQEVQKGIIPNKARAEELATAQFNATKKEMNASESKGGFFRRRKHNHRRSKSLSKENWDDVVFGDSISKFPAYEKVVLSHTGFVRPVVLFGPISDIAREKLTKDFPDKFLSPQLENNTTDGSKKISGIIRLSAIRDIMDRGKHALLDVTPNAVDRLNYAQFYPIVIMLRADNKQVIKELRAGLPKTAHKSSKKLLEQCQKLEKVWSHVFTSSLTLNGGDAWYRKLRELIDKHQSSPTWVSETKPEENLSDDLLFPMTSLRLSYASSPESDMETSNTTLASPTSTAAASPSAIGSRLVKSSSDPSITTQDDSAIPNYNPPPPYSPSVFKQASYEPPQTLRMAGPPTHTTLMVNGNGPPDLPPRVDRNTKPLHGNRANGQRSATDRLFSPNGMEDIPNYINATPHHQRTHTSSSKQLYDMHNSYDSVSSYDSYGVRMNGGSNGSANLTTTLCSNSQDDLKSGSNNTLGRHHDPYRFTRSTQQPVDTKISDYPKYRPPGGTSGGMIEYATSKPLPLPKSPPQQQSYKPVPPPKPKNYRPPVQQQQQQQQQHQQQYYQPPPAGFQHSKSFSMADSTYSSHISNGMPSSPSKYSSESTDVNTADSGHGSSLDRGYDRRGGNGQQPSQQMDRSHIYYKHHRDPNALDLTQHRDQRGSAFELYKKPSVAGDHRMSNGGDHRMSNGGDHRMSNGGDHRVSNGGGHYNVDALR from the exons GAGTAAAAGTTCTAGCCGGTCATCAACGCCGCCTCCTTCATTCACCGAATGTCAGGAACGACCCGACGGAGAACACGAAGAAGGATCAGAAATGTTTGAAGAGCCTGTAGAGGAAATA AATGGAGATCGCATCGTCTGGGAGTTCCATCAAGTTACTTTGAACCGTGTGCCCGGTTACGGGTTCGGAATCGCGGTCAGCGGCGGCCGAGACAATCCTCATTTCGCCAACGGTGACCCGTCGATAGCCGTGTCGGATGTATTGAAGTCCGGTCCCGCCGAAGGAAAGCTCAT GGTTAACGACAGGATAATGACCGCTAACGGCGTGTCACTGGACAACGTCGAATACGGTACGGCAGTTGCTGTGCTGAGGGAATGTGGCGAAAGCGTGACATTGTCGCTGAGACGTCGTCTGGTGTTGCCCTCAAATACACCACACACGGTGCGCATTCATCTGAACAAAACCAGAAAAAAAGACg ATTTCGGAATCGTTTTGGGAAGCAGGATTTTTATCAAAGAAGGAACGAAGGGCGGTGACAACAGTTTACAGGAAGGTGACGTGCTGTTGAAGATCAACAATCATTCGGTGGTGGACGGCATGACGCTCAAAGAAGCCAGGCGACTGATCGAATCGGCCAAAGACAAACTAAGTTTGACTGTGCGCCGAGAAGGGAGCTCCAACGGACACGTTTTACAATATTCCGGTTCGTCCGAACCGACGTCTCTGCACACAAAAG aaaataataactatatggaCGGTATCAACGGGTCGGCATATCCATCTCAAAACTTGTACGTACAACCACCGAGCAGGACCATGCTGGAAGAAGCCAAAAGCAATTTGGCGCCACGTGGACGATCCCGTAACCCTCTGTTGGATTCCGTTTCCCTGAGCCAACTGGACAGGCCCACATCTGCCATGGATAACAACACAtcag ccaaTAATTTGCATAACGGTGATCTGGGACCTACATACAACCATGGCCGTAGTAGAAGTGGCACTGAAGACCATTCGGAACCTCCTCGCCCGCCACCACCAAGACCCGAAG acTATTACAGTACAACTAGACAGTTTTATGAAGATACGTTAcctcaaaaatcaaaacatttaaa ACCTGACCCtcgttttattacatttcaaaaagaAGGATCAGTAGGTATTCGATTGACAGGTGGTAACGAGGTTGGTATATTTGTCACTGCCGTTCAGCCAGGAAGTCCGGCATTTACCCAAGGTCTGCAACCAGGAGACAAGATACTAAAAGTGAACGATATGGATATGAAAGGTGTGACTCGTGAAGAAGCTGTGCTATTCTTGTTGAGCCTTCAAGATCAAATACATCTTATCGTTCAACATAGACGTGATCAATACGAACAAATCATGAACAATCAACGAGGCGATTCATTCCacattaa GACTCATTTTGACTACGAACAGCCCAACAAAGGTGAAATGAGCTTCTGCAAAGGTGATGTGTTCCATGTAATGGACACATTGCACAATGGTGTAGTTGGTTCTTGGCAAGTATTCCGTATTGGAAGAAACAATCAAGAAGTTCAAAAAGGTATAATACCAAATAAGGCTAGAGCTGAAGAACTAGCTACAGCGCAGTTTAATGCTACTAAGAAAGAGATGAACGCTTCAGAAAGTAAAGGAGGTTTCTTTAGACGACGAAAACACAATCACCGCAGATCAAAATCATTGAGCAAG GAAAATTGGGATGATGTGGTGTTCGGGGATAGTATAAGCAAGTTCCCAGCCTACGAAAAAGTGGTATTGAGTCATACAGGATTTGTAAGACCAGTCGTTTTGTTTGGACCAATATCAGATATTGCCCGAGAAAAACTTACCAAAGACTTTCCCGACAAATTCTTATCTCctc AACTTGAAAACAACACTACTGACGGAAGCAAGAAAATCAGTGGTATAATACGTTTAAGTGCTATTCGTGATATCATGGACCGAGGGAAACACGCTTTGTTAGATGTCACCCCAAATGCTGTTGACCGTTTAAACTATGCTCAATTTTATCCAATAGTCATCATGTTGCGTGCCGATAACAAACAAGTGATCAAAGAACTACGTGCTGGGTTACCCAA aacTGCACACAAGAGCAGTAAAAAGCTATTGGAACAATGTCAAAAATTAGAAAAAGTGTGGTCTCATGTATTTACTTCATCACTTACTCTAAATGGAGGAGACGCTTGGTATCGCAAACTTCGAGAACTAATCGATAAACACCAGAGTTCTCCAACTTGGGTCAGCGAGACAaag CCTGAAGAAAACCTGTCTGATGATTTGTTATTCCCGATGACCTCCTTACGTTTGTCATATGCATCATCTCCCGAAAGTGATATGGAGACTAGTAACACAACATTAGCATCCCCAACTTCTACTGCAGCGGCCAGTCCATCTGCAATTGGTTCAAGACTAGTGAAAAGTTCAAGTGATCCAAGTATTACAACTCAGGATGATTCTGCCATTCCTAATTATAATCCACCTCCACCATATTCACCTTCAGTGTTTAAACAG gcgAGTTATGAGCCTCCTCAAACATTACGTATGGCTGGTCCTCCTACTCACACAACATTAATGGTAAATGGTAACGGGCCACCAGATTTACCGCCTCGTGTTGATAGAAACACAAAACCATTGCATGGAAATCGCGCTAATGGTCAAAGATCAGCCACAGATAGATTATTCAGTCCAAACGGTATGGAAGATATACCTAATTACATAAATGCAACTCCCCATCATCAGAGGACTCATACCAGCAGTAGTAAACAA TTGTATGATATGCACAATAGCTATGACAGTGTATCTTCATATGATAGTTATGGTGTACGCATGAATGGAGGTAGCAACGGTAGTGCAAACCTTACAACAACTTTGTGTTCAAACTCTCAGGACGATCTTAAGTCTGGCAGCAATAACACTCTTGGTAGACATCATGATCCTTATAGATTTACTAGATCAACTCAACAGCCAGTTGACACTAAAATATCAGACTATCCAAAATACAG ACCTCCAGGTGGTACCTCTGGAGGTATGATTGAGTATGCCACTAGTAAACCCCTTCCATTGCCAAAATCACCTCCACAGCAGCAATCTTATAAACCTGTACCACCTCCAAAACCTAAAAATTACCGACCACCAGtacagcagcaacagcaacaacaacagcaacatcAACAGCAATATTATCAACCCCCTCCAGCTGGTTTCCAGCACTCAAAATCATTCAGCATGGCAGATAGCACATATTCATCACATATATCCAATGGG aTGCCTTCATCACCTAGCAAGTACTCATCAGAATCAACAGATGTGAATACTGCTGATTCGGGTCATGGTAGTAGCTTAGATAGGGGTTATGATCGACGAGGTGGTAATGGACAACAGCCTTCTCAACAAATGGATCGTAGCCATATATACTACAAACACCATAGAGATCCAAATGCACTGGACTTAACACAACATCGTGACCAACGAGGTAGTGCATTTGAATTGTACAAGAAGCCATCAGTAGCTGGTGATCATAGAATGTCGAATGGAGGTGATCATAGAATGTCAAATGGTGGTGATCACAGAATGTCTAACGGCGGCGATCACAGAGTGTCAAACGGTGGTGGACACTACAATGTAGATGCGCTTCGGTGA